The DNA segment AGTCAATGGAAAAATGTGGCCTGGGAGGGGCGGTTTACAGAGGCCGTCGATTCGGATGTTGCCGCCTTTACTTCATCTTTTGCTTTTGATCGATGCCTATATCTATATGATATTGAAGGAAGTATTGCCCATACAGAAGGACTCGTTCGTGCTGGTCTTTTGACCCCGGCAGAGAAAAAGCGCTTGGTGAAGGGGCTTAAAGCGATTCGTTCGGAGATGGCAGAAGAGACTGAGACAGTCAAAGCGGGGACATCCCAGGACGAAGATATTCATATGCATATCGAGCGGCGTCTTGTCGAGAAGGTTGGGGAGCTGGGGGGGAAACTGCACACCGGCCGAAGCCGGAATGACCAGGTTGCCCTTGATCTCAGGCTCTATCTTCGTACAGAGATTGAACAAATTGTGGGACAAATTGTTGCACTTCAAAAAAACCTGGTTGTCCAGGCGGAGGAACATATCAACACGGTCGTGCCTGGCTATACCCACCTTCAACGCGCCCAGCCTATTTCTCTGGCGCATACCTTCCTCGCCTATTATGAGATGCTGGAACGGGACAGGACTCGTCTTCTCGATGGCCTGAAGCGCTTAAACCAGATGCCGCTGGGGGCCGGTGCGCTGGCCGGAAATAGCTTCTCGATAGACCGTATGCATGTGGCCCGCTTATTGGGTTTCTCGCAGGTTACGGCAAACAGCCTTGATACGGTGAGCGACCGGGATTTTGTCACGGAATTTCTTTCTAACGCCTCGATACTCATGATGCATCTCTCCCGCTGGGCGGAAGACTGGATTCTCTGGGCCTCAATGGAATTTGGTTTTATAGATCTTCCCGACCGCTATTGCACCGGAAGCAGCATGATGCCCCAGAAGAAAAATCCGGATCTCCTTGAATTGATCCGTGGAAAGACGGGGAGAGTCTATGGCGCGCTACTCACCCTGTTGACGGTCCTAAAGGGACTTCCCTTGTCGTACAACCGGGATCTCCAGGAAGATAAAGAACCCCTTTTTAATACGGTGGTAACCCTCCGAAGTGCACTCCGAATCATGACAGATCTAACGAAAGGGGTTCGGTTTAACGATACAAAAATGAGGGCAGCGACTGAAGAGGGTTCCCTTCTGGCAACGGATCTGGCCGATTATCTTGTTGAAAAGGGCCTTCCATTTCGTCAGGCTCACCGAGTGAGTGGAAAAATTGTCCTCAAGGCCCTGGAGGAAGGCAAGCCTTTTGAAGGCTGGGCCCTGGAAACCTTTCAAAGTTTTTCCCCATTATTTAAACAGGATCTTTATGGCCGGCTCACCTTCTCGGGCTCCATAGATAAGAAGGGGGGAATCGGCGGCACCTCGCGAAAATCCATCCGGAACGAGATCCGCAAGATTAAGCGAAAGTTCAAAAATGACAAGAATAGAAAATAAGCCTAATAAAACAATATATTACACACTATTTATCCTCATTTTCTTTACCTTTTTAGGGAGCTGCGGTAGAAAAGGGGATCCTGTTCTCCCTGATAATCGCACTCAAATTTCAAATAATTTCCCTTTCAAGTAGACCTTCTTGTGTCTGGCAGAATTGACTGGAGGGAAGGAAGTTGACTATATTGTCGGGGTTTGATTCATAAGTGCAGGAATAGGAGTATGAACGCATTTCGTTATAAAAAAAGTCGGCTTTACTGTGAGGATGTCTCCCTTGAGGCTTTGGCAGAGAAGGTGGGCACCCCTTTCTATGTCTATAGCCATCACACCCTTCGTCGACACATTCTGGCTTACAAAAAGGCCTTTGCCGCGGTTCCTCATTTAATCGCTTTTGCTGTTAAGGCAAACGCGAATATAGCCGTCCTTCGTGTTTTTGCGAATGAGGGTGGAGGAGGAGATATTGTCTCGAGTGGAGAACTGCACCGTGCCTTGAAGGCCGGGATGGACCCGAAAAATCTTGTCTTTGCCGGAGTGGGCAAGACGAGAAAAGAGATGAAAGAAGCCCTTCGGGCCGGAATATTAATGTTTAATGTCGAATCGGCACAGGAACTGGTCGCCCTGGATGAAACGGCCAAGGGGCTCGGCGTGAAGGCCCCCGTGGCGCTTCGTGTGAATCCGGATGTCAATCCCCGGACCCATCCCTACATTTCCACTGGTTTAAAAAAGAGCAAGTTCGGGATTGAAATCATCAAGGCGGAGTCAGAATATCAGACGGCATCCCGGCTCTCTCATATAGAGGTCGTGGGGGTCCATTCCCATATCGGTTCTCAACTGACTCAGGTAAAACCCTTTGTCGATGCCCTGAAACGGCTCTCAAAACTTATTGCCGCGCTTCGAAAACAGGGTCTTGATATTCAATATTGGAACATCGGCGGGGGACTGGGTATTACCTATAACGAGGAAAAGCCCCCTCTGCCGAAAGAGATGGCCGATGCGATCCTCCCGCTCTTGAAGAAGAGCGGCTGCCGGATCATACTGGAACCAGGGCGGTCGCTTGCAGGAAATGCAGGAGTTCTGGTCACCCGTGTGATCTACAACAAGGAGGGGGAGGCGAAAAACTTTCTGGTGGTTGATGCCGGGATGAATGATCTGATCCGCCCGAGTCTTTATAACGCGTACCATGAGCTGCAACCCGTGGTAAAGCGTCGGCGGAAGACCAAAGTGGTCGATGTGGTCGGTCCCATCTGTGAATCGGGCGATTTTCTGGCGCAAGACCGTGTGCTTCCGCAGATGGCCCCGGATGAACTCCTCGCCGTCATGAGCGCGGGGGCCTACAGCTTTACCATGTCGTCCAACTATAATGCCCGGCCCCGTCCTCCTGAAATCCTGGTCCACGGCGATTCATATGATATGGTTCGCAAAAGGGAAACCCTTAAGGATCTGCTTCGCGGAGAATCTATCCCGGCATTTCTGGATCAGAAAAAGTGAGTTATCGCGGTATGGTGCAGACAACGAAGGGTGTTGTCCTTCCGGATAAACCGAAAACGCAAAAAAAGATTAAAGAGGGCCGTGGATTTTTTCTCGCCCTCCTGATCATCAGCGGGATTATAATTCTTTGCATGACCGTCGTCTATTTCAAGGAAAAGGAGATCACGATCTTTACCTTTCAGAGATTTGTGATCAACAAGGCCTTTATGTCTCTCCTCCCGGAAAAATATACCCTCGAAGAGGCTGAGACGGTTCGGATACGTATCTACACTTTTTATGACTCCGCAATGAAGGGAGATGTGAGCGAACAGGAGCTGTTAGAGGTCAGTACACACATCAAGTCGATTCTGGCAGACCAGAAAGTCGAGGATAAGGAGGTTCAATCGCTCCTGGCCCGCATTGATTCCGGAGGTAGAAAATGAAATTTCCAATTTCTTTCTGGAAGATGAACGGCAGCGGGAATGATTTTGTGATGATTGATCATAGAACGGAAATTATCCCTCTAGACGAGATGGCCTCTTTTATTTCCGGGGTTTGTCGTCGGGGTCTTTCAATCGGGGCGGATGGTCTGATTCTGGTGGTCCCTTCCTCAAAGGCAGATTATGGCTGGCACTATTACAACGCGGATGGCGGTGAGGCGGAAATGTGTGCCAATGGAAGCCGTTGTGTCGCCCGCTTTGCATTCCTGAAAGGGATTGCGCCCGCGAAACACACCATTGAGACGCTTGCCGGAATCGTTCAGGCAGAGGTTCTGGGAGAGGAAGGAGAACGTGTGCGAGTCCACCTTCCTGATCCTAAGGATCTCCACCTAAATATCAAAATTGAAGTTCATGAAAAGAAAGAAACCGTACACAGCGTCAATACCACAGTTCCCCATGCGGTCTACTTCGTTGAGGCGACCGACAAGGTGGACCTGATCGATTTAGGAAGCGCAACGCGTTACCATGAACGTTTTGCCCCGCAGGGAACCAATGTGAATTTTATCAGCCCTGAAGGAGATTTTCTGAAAATCAGAACTTATGAACGGGGTGTAGAAAATGAGACCCTGGCCTGTGGAACGGGTGCCGTCGCGGGGGCCGTCATTGCTGCTTCTCTTGGAAAGGCCTTATCGCCGGTAACGCTCTTGACGAAGGGAGGAACGCGCTTGGTTGTGAACTTCACTCAGGACGGAGTTTCGTTCAAAAATGTCTCTCTGGAAGGAGACGCACGTGTCGTTTCCAGGGGAGAAATCACGGAAGATTCCATTTTATGAGGCAGGTTATGTTTAAAGGTTCAATCGTTGCCATTGTGACCCCCATGAAAGATGGAAGGATTGATGAGAAGGCGATGGGTGATCTGGTCGAGTTTCATCTTGATGCCGGCACGAATGGGATTGTTCCCTGCGGGACAACGGGTGAGTCTGCGACCTTAAGTCATGAGGAACACCGCCGTGTCATTGAGCTGTGCATCGAGGTGGTTGGCGGGCATGTCCCTGTTATTGCGGGCACCGGTTCTAATAGTACGGAAGAAGCGATTACCCTCACCCGACATGCCAAGTCCGCCGGTGCGGACGGGGCGCTTCTGATCACGCCCTACTATAATAAACCGATGCAGGAAGGGCTCTTTCGACACTTCAAGACAATCGCGGAAGCGGTCGATATTCCCCAAATTCTCTACAATATCCCCGGTCGGACGGGCGTGAATATGTTGCCTGAAACTGTGGCCCGTCTCACGGCGTTTGAGAATATCGTCGGGATCAAGGAAGGAAGCGGATCAATGCAGCAGATCACTGAGGTGATCCGCCTTTGTGGTGAGCGTTTGACCGTTCTTTCAGGCGATGACGGTATGACCTTGCCCTTGATAGCTATCGGCGGGAAGGGGGCCATCTCAGTGACCGCCAATATTGTTCCCTCCGACATGGCACAGATGACCTCGGCCGCAGGTAGAGGAGATTTTACTGAAGCAAGAAAAATAGATACGAAGCTCTATCCGCTTCATCGTGTTCTGTTCGTCGAAACCAATCCTGTTCCGGTCAAGGCCGCCCTTGCACTGATGGGGAAGTGTGGCAGTGAGGTCCGTCTTCCCCTGAGTCCTCTATCTGAAGAGAGCGTGGGCAAGCTGAAAGGGGCCTTAGTGGACTATGGTCTGGTTTAGTTCTATCGTATCGTCTTGCAAGACGATCACAACCTAAAAAAGGAGATCGATGAAGCTGACAATTTCAGGCGCGGCGGGTCGAATGGGACGTGCCCTACTCGAAAGTCTCTTTGATGAAGAGGATCTGGAGCTGGGATCCGCACTGGAGAAAAAAGGACATCCAGCTGTGGGCCGGGATGCGGGAGAATTGATCGGTATCGGAAAGTGGGGAGTTTCCGTGACGGATCGTATCAAAAAATCTGTGATGGATGGAGAGGTGATAATTGATTTCACCTACCCTCTGGAAACCCTCAAGATGGTACAGGAGGCACAACGCAAAAAAAGACCTATGGTGATCGGGACCACTGGCTTTTTGCGCGATCAAGAAAAAAAAATTAAGGAAGCGGCAAAGAAGATTCCGATTGTCTGGTCCCCAAATATGAGCGTCGGGGTAAATGTCATGCTGAAGCTACTTTCCAACGCGGCCAGTATCCTGGGGGAGGCCTATGATGTTGAGATCATGGAGATCCATCATCGCCACAAAAAAGATGCACCAAGTGGGACCGCGCTTCGAATGGGTGAAACCATTGCCGTTGCGCGGGGGTCAACGCTTACGCGCGCGGCTCGATTTTCACGTCATGGAAAATTCGGGCCAAGAAAGACGGGAGAGATTGGATTTCAAAGCCAGCGCGCAGGTGATGTTGTCGGAGAACATACCGTAGTCTTTGCCGGACCCGGAGAGCGGATTGAGATGACACATCGTGCGCAGAGCCGTAATAATTTTTCGCGCGGGGCGATATTGGCGGCCAAATGGGTGGTCGATCAGCCACCCGGACTATATGACATGATGGATGTTTTAAGTCTGAAATAATGATTTGTTCACCCCTCTCTTATTCCATGCCAGACTTACTCCGGCACTCAAATTCTGCGGTATTGATCCCGCTCTAGTGCCTGCATTCCGGATCAACATATACTGGAACAAGACCGGATTAAACCGAATTGTTGCAATGTTTATAATCTTAAGGAGCGCGTGTGAAAAATATTAGCGTACAACAAGCCGATAGAATAAAGAAACTTCCGCCCTATCTCTTTGCAGCCATTGATAAGATGAAGCAGGAGGCGATTCTCGAGGGAAAGGATATCATTAACCTGGGTGTGGGGGATCCCGACATGCCAACCCCGGCACCGATCATCGAACGCATCAAAAAAGCGGTTGAAGATCCAAGGCACCATCAATACCCAAGCTACAACGGCATGCCCTCCTTCCGACAGGCGGTTTCCGCGTGGTATCGACGCCGCTTCGATGCCACACTGGATCCGGAAACCGAGGTTCTTTCGTTGATCGGATCCAAGGAGGGGGTCGGGCATCTTCCTCTGGCCCTGATCAATCCGGGTGATACCGTCTTGATGACCAGTCCGGGATACCCGGTATATCAATCCGGGACCTTGTTTGCAGGAGGTAAATCGGTCACCGTCCCCCTCAAGAAAGAAAATGGATTTCTCCCGGACCTGGACGCCATCCCTCCCGACGTGGCGAAGGCCGCAAAGTTGTTCTTTGTGAACTATCCCAATAATCCCACCGCGGCAACGGCCGATAAGGCCTTTTTTGAATCTTTGATTGACTTTGCAGACCGCAATCAGGTGATTATCTGTCACGATGCCGCTTACACAGAAATCTACTACGACGGTTTACGGCCTATAGGATTCATGGAGGTGGATGGTGCAAAAGAGGTTGGGATAGAACTGCATTCCCTTTCCAAGACCTATAATATGACGGGTTGGCGGGTCGGGTTTGCTGTCGGGAACAGAGATGTCCTCGCCGCGCTGGGGAAGATTAAGAGCAATCTCGACTCCGGTATTTTCCAAGCAGTGCAAGAGGCCGGGATCGCGGCCCTTGATCTGGACGATTCTCTGCTTGATGTAATTCGGAAAATCTATCAGGAGCGCCGGGACACCCTCGTTCCCGGCCTTCAGAAACTTGGCTTTCAAGTGGATCTACCTGCTGCCGCGTTCTATGCCTGGATTCCGACGCCCAAGGGCGTGTCCTCGTCAGAGATGACAGCGACACTCTTAAAAAAGACGGCCATTGTCACCACACCGGGAAATGGCTTTGGTGATGCAGGGGAAGGCTACATCCGGATGACATTGACCGTCGGGGTAGAGCGCTTGGAAGAAGCGCTCTACCGAATGGAAAAGGCCGACATTTGTGGGTAAGGAGGAGGAACCTGAGGCCCGCGGACCGAGTCTGGATTCTGGTCATCAACCGCGACACCTTGCCTATATCGGCATCGGTTCAAACAAGGAAGATGCCGCCGCCTCCTGTCGCAGGGCAGTCCAGAGACTTGCATCGGTAGATCACATTTGGATCACGAAGGTCTCTTCACTCTATGAAACAGCACCGATGTGTATTCTTGATCAAAACTGGTTTTACAACGCCGTGATCGAGATTGAAACATCGCTCTCTCCCCATCAATTGCTAGACTGTTCTCAGACAATAGAAAGTCAAATCGGGAAGAAGATCGTGATTCCTAAAGGACCTCGGGAGATAGATCTCGACATTCTTTTTTATGATCAAGAGGTCATCAATGAACCGGACTTGATTATCCCTCATCCCTCTATCCCTCTGCGCCGTTTTGTTCTGGTCCCCATGGTTGAGATCGCCTCTGGAATGCGTCATCCTGTCCGTGGTCAGAGTGTTGAGTCACTCTTGAAGAAACTCAATAAAGAAAACGATTTCATGGTGATAAAAAAGGAAGACAGCGGATGGGAAAGGGTGAGGCCTTGAGCGAAAATCGCTTGATCGTCATAGAAGGACCTATTGGTGTTGGTAAGACCAGTCTGGCAAAGCTTCTTTCAAAGGAATTGAATGCGGAACTTCTCATGGAAGACGTGGAAGAAAACCCTTTTCTTCACAAATTCTACCGGGATACTCAAAAATGGGCCTTTCAGACCCAACTGTTCTTCCTCCTCTCCCGCTCCCGTCAACTGGAGACGCTTACTCAACAGAGCCTCTTTTCTCAAGTGACCCTCACCGATTATTTTCTTCCGAAAGATCGCATTTTTGCATACATGAATCTGACAGAAGAAGAGCTTGTTCTCTATGAACAGATCTATAAATTACTGAACATGACAGCACCAAAACCGGACCTGGTTGTGTTTCTTCAGGCAAACACGGAGGCCCTCTTAAAACGAATTAACCATCGGGGAAGGGAATATGAAAAGGCCCTCCACCCGGATTACCTGGCCGGACTCAATGAGGCCTACAACCATTTTTTCTTCTATTATGAAGAGAGTCCCTTACTGGTAATACAAACAGATGATATCGATTTTGTGAAGTATCCAGACGATCTGGCCGACTTGGTGAAACGGATCAAGGAGATGAAAAAAGGCAAAGTCTACTATCATCCCAAACGGATGACGCATGAAGACCATCAAACGCATCAAAACGGTACAAGAAATACTTGAGCGGGCACGTCGCGACCACCGAATCGCATTTGTTCCGACGATGGGAGCCTTTCATGAGGGAC comes from the Candidatus Manganitrophaceae bacterium genome and includes:
- the argH gene encoding argininosuccinate lyase, with amino-acid sequence MAWEGRFTEAVDSDVAAFTSSFAFDRCLYLYDIEGSIAHTEGLVRAGLLTPAEKKRLVKGLKAIRSEMAEETETVKAGTSQDEDIHMHIERRLVEKVGELGGKLHTGRSRNDQVALDLRLYLRTEIEQIVGQIVALQKNLVVQAEEHINTVVPGYTHLQRAQPISLAHTFLAYYEMLERDRTRLLDGLKRLNQMPLGAGALAGNSFSIDRMHVARLLGFSQVTANSLDTVSDRDFVTEFLSNASILMMHLSRWAEDWILWASMEFGFIDLPDRYCTGSSMMPQKKNPDLLELIRGKTGRVYGALLTLLTVLKGLPLSYNRDLQEDKEPLFNTVVTLRSALRIMTDLTKGVRFNDTKMRAATEEGSLLATDLADYLVEKGLPFRQAHRVSGKIVLKALEEGKPFEGWALETFQSFSPLFKQDLYGRLTFSGSIDKKGGIGGTSRKSIRNEIRKIKRKFKNDKNRK
- the lysA gene encoding diaminopimelate decarboxylase, whose amino-acid sequence is MNAFRYKKSRLYCEDVSLEALAEKVGTPFYVYSHHTLRRHILAYKKAFAAVPHLIAFAVKANANIAVLRVFANEGGGGDIVSSGELHRALKAGMDPKNLVFAGVGKTRKEMKEALRAGILMFNVESAQELVALDETAKGLGVKAPVALRVNPDVNPRTHPYISTGLKKSKFGIEIIKAESEYQTASRLSHIEVVGVHSHIGSQLTQVKPFVDALKRLSKLIAALRKQGLDIQYWNIGGGLGITYNEEKPPLPKEMADAILPLLKKSGCRIILEPGRSLAGNAGVLVTRVIYNKEGEAKNFLVVDAGMNDLIRPSLYNAYHELQPVVKRRRKTKVVDVVGPICESGDFLAQDRVLPQMAPDELLAVMSAGAYSFTMSSNYNARPRPPEILVHGDSYDMVRKRETLKDLLRGESIPAFLDQKK
- a CDS encoding diaminopimelate epimerase, whose translation is MKFPISFWKMNGSGNDFVMIDHRTEIIPLDEMASFISGVCRRGLSIGADGLILVVPSSKADYGWHYYNADGGEAEMCANGSRCVARFAFLKGIAPAKHTIETLAGIVQAEVLGEEGERVRVHLPDPKDLHLNIKIEVHEKKETVHSVNTTVPHAVYFVEATDKVDLIDLGSATRYHERFAPQGTNVNFISPEGDFLKIRTYERGVENETLACGTGAVAGAVIAASLGKALSPVTLLTKGGTRLVVNFTQDGVSFKNVSLEGDARVVSRGEITEDSIL
- a CDS encoding 4-hydroxy-tetrahydrodipicolinate synthase, coding for MFKGSIVAIVTPMKDGRIDEKAMGDLVEFHLDAGTNGIVPCGTTGESATLSHEEHRRVIELCIEVVGGHVPVIAGTGSNSTEEAITLTRHAKSAGADGALLITPYYNKPMQEGLFRHFKTIAEAVDIPQILYNIPGRTGVNMLPETVARLTAFENIVGIKEGSGSMQQITEVIRLCGERLTVLSGDDGMTLPLIAIGGKGAISVTANIVPSDMAQMTSAAGRGDFTEARKIDTKLYPLHRVLFVETNPVPVKAALALMGKCGSEVRLPLSPLSEESVGKLKGALVDYGLV
- the dapB gene encoding 4-hydroxy-tetrahydrodipicolinate reductase yields the protein MKLTISGAAGRMGRALLESLFDEEDLELGSALEKKGHPAVGRDAGELIGIGKWGVSVTDRIKKSVMDGEVIIDFTYPLETLKMVQEAQRKKRPMVIGTTGFLRDQEKKIKEAAKKIPIVWSPNMSVGVNVMLKLLSNAASILGEAYDVEIMEIHHRHKKDAPSGTALRMGETIAVARGSTLTRAARFSRHGKFGPRKTGEIGFQSQRAGDVVGEHTVVFAGPGERIEMTHRAQSRNNFSRGAILAAKWVVDQPPGLYDMMDVLSLK
- a CDS encoding LL-diaminopimelate aminotransferase — its product is MSVQQADRIKKLPPYLFAAIDKMKQEAILEGKDIINLGVGDPDMPTPAPIIERIKKAVEDPRHHQYPSYNGMPSFRQAVSAWYRRRFDATLDPETEVLSLIGSKEGVGHLPLALINPGDTVLMTSPGYPVYQSGTLFAGGKSVTVPLKKENGFLPDLDAIPPDVAKAAKLFFVNYPNNPTAATADKAFFESLIDFADRNQVIICHDAAYTEIYYDGLRPIGFMEVDGAKEVGIELHSLSKTYNMTGWRVGFAVGNRDVLAALGKIKSNLDSGIFQAVQEAGIAALDLDDSLLDVIRKIYQERRDTLVPGLQKLGFQVDLPAAAFYAWIPTPKGVSSSEMTATLLKKTAIVTTPGNGFGDAGEGYIRMTLTVGVERLEEALYRMEKADICG
- the folK gene encoding 2-amino-4-hydroxy-6-hydroxymethyldihydropteridine diphosphokinase, translating into MGKEEEPEARGPSLDSGHQPRHLAYIGIGSNKEDAAASCRRAVQRLASVDHIWITKVSSLYETAPMCILDQNWFYNAVIEIETSLSPHQLLDCSQTIESQIGKKIVIPKGPREIDLDILFYDQEVINEPDLIIPHPSIPLRRFVLVPMVEIASGMRHPVRGQSVESLLKKLNKENDFMVIKKEDSGWERVRP
- a CDS encoding deoxynucleoside kinase, with amino-acid sequence MGKGEALSENRLIVIEGPIGVGKTSLAKLLSKELNAELLMEDVEENPFLHKFYRDTQKWAFQTQLFFLLSRSRQLETLTQQSLFSQVTLTDYFLPKDRIFAYMNLTEEELVLYEQIYKLLNMTAPKPDLVVFLQANTEALLKRINHRGREYEKALHPDYLAGLNEAYNHFFFYYEESPLLVIQTDDIDFVKYPDDLADLVKRIKEMKKGKVYYHPKRMTHEDHQTHQNGTRNT